Proteins from one Podospora pseudoanserina strain CBS 124.78 chromosome 1, whole genome shotgun sequence genomic window:
- the SIN3 gene encoding Transcriptional regulatory protein sin3 (EggNog:ENOG503NTW5; COG:B) — MNSQPLHPGPGAAFDRERDMEEQRHRALQQDEIARRERERERDRDRDRDRDRDDAERQHREPYQPAAPHHSSAGSLPIHQPVASRISNSITGPGGLLANHNNPAPALPVGGPPGPAPSFGGALHSAEAGRPPQHGAPGAAPAPQHQMFGPMVHGPNGPPPNSLGGAGGGPGPAAIFGGPLQQQQQQQENGRALAQEGARSMQQLPFGPGVNPPHGMTPGSNNMGQGQQPILNDALSYLDQVKVQFSEQPDVYNKFLDIMKDFKSQTIDTPGVINRVSELFAGHPTLIQGFNTFLPPGYRIECGLENNPNSIRVTTPSGSMIHSIGAPRPAQLEPAPPTSNPPQGYIGTVRPGPWQQVLQHSVESPEAAFSVPAQNGPPGFPGSSQSASFETSPNQPRSVPAVPNGSALSQPPVPRTAHTPTPGAGPPSANGSAAQQASMEKRGPVEFNHAISYVNKIKVRDFFSPVAPVRIVSYSPRVSMGHFNGESMGQASTEWIHFFLSLAQRPLTPSLIQNRFQDKPEIYKQFLEILQTYQREQKPIQDVYSQVTTLFHSAPDLLEDFKQFLPESAAQTRSAGQRPDETMPMAITTPTPQPGSLQRDGPKMPPVGNFAPPASAAKETKKRRAEKPATAASASVANEQAQSSALRGSLPAATTGNKRMKVTHKPNNADVAFIESTLTPTMPEPLPPTPINISHQDELAFFEKVKKHIGNRTANTEFLKLINMWNNDLIDTPTLVYKANQFMGGNPELLASLRAILRYDDATDDFVENKPEPPTGKVSLSNCRGFGPSYRLLPRRERLKPCTGRDELCQSVLNDEWASHPTWASEDSGFVAHRKNAYEEGLHRIEEERHDYDFFIEANQKCIQLLEPIAHSMLNMPASERHNFTMPVGLGGQSTSIYKRVLKKIYGPEKGCEVANDLFRNPYAVVPIVLARLKQKDEEWRFTQREWEKVWQNQTEAMHLKSLDHMGIQVKISDKRSLSAKHLVDSIKTKHEEQRRIRLAKGQTARYQFLYKLEDQGVLLDLLRLMVVYVNSNGGHSGVEKRRIIEFFEKFIPTFFDIPDEKFQERINDIEVESAEEDEDDGTPLELTNGRSRRNGKKSDLLRGVLDPGRNGSRSRGQKEGSAASGSKETTPDVGSANEEEMPDAPEDGSVPEVSNGRWLPTIPRPAIVDKSKGDPANDLVDVDGELKADAPFTRSVYNFYCNQTIYVFFTIFTTLYKRLLDVKESRASVFEEIEREQAEKPAKTLGTVNGGLKFFDPTNPESFWPKTVQLIEDYIGGEVDENRYQDVLRHYYLKRGWKLYTIQDVLKSLCRLALQCNNPDAKGEKAKELVKAFLDSRAQSETSFQNEISMRKFAEKCIKDGEMFVISWNPKGKFATTRWLQKDETTFYTDEMERVQQWQYYISSYIRIENTEGIPRSRLQKVLLERNLPSDAKDSSDDGFSPKPLVYSENLIVRTCLNSYKMVFEQGTSDCAVYSTDSAREVEVDGDEDAAQAMFSAELRGEKIKERLLINNQWMKGHSHDEVQRSKDDFQRWMDGVVGGVDGGEGQGQDVAMEG, encoded by the exons ATGAATAGCCAGCCCCTGCACCCAGGCCCCGGAGCCGCCTTTGACCGTGAGCGCGACATGGAGGAGCAACGCCATCGTGCCCTCCAACAGGACGAGATTGCCCGACGGGAACGAGAAAGAGAGCGCGACCGTGACCGTGACCGCGACCGTGATCGTGACGACGCTGAGCGCCAGCACCGCGAACCCTACCAGCCCGCTGCCCCCCATCACAGCAGTGCCGGctccctccctatccacCAACCCGTCGCATCCAGAATATCCAACTCCATCACCGGCCCTGGAGGCTTGCTGGCAAACCACAATAATCCTGCCCCCGCTCTGCCAGTTGGTGGACCTCCCGGCCCTGCGCCTAGCTTTGGTGGAGCGCTTCACTCTGCCGAGGCCGGTCGCCCCCCTCAGCATGGCGCCCCCGGAGCTGCCCCAGCCCCTCAGCACCAGATGTTTGGACCTATGGTACATGGACCAAAtggtcctcctcccaactccttgggtggtgccggtggagggCCGGGACCAGCTGCCATCTTCGGCGGGCcgttgcagcagcagcagcagcagcaggagaatgGGCGGGCGCTGGCGCAAGAAGGGGCCCGCAGCATGCAGCAGCTCCCCTTTGGCCCCGGCGTAAATCCTCCTCATGGCATGACTCCTGGCTCAAATAACATGGGCCAAGGGCAGCAGCCGATCTTGAAC GATGCGTTGAGCTATCTTGATCAGGTGAAGGTTCAGTTCTCCGAACAGCCCGATGTGTACAACAAATTCTTGGACATTATGAAGGACTTCAAGAGTCAAAC AATCGACACGCCGGGCGTGATCAATAGGGTGTCCGAGCTTTTCGCTGGCCATCCGACGTTAATCCAAGGGTtcaacaccttcctccctcctggCTATCGCATCGAGTGCGGCCTGGAGAACAACCCCAATAGCATCCGCGTGACCACCCCATCCGGGTCCATGATTCACTCGATCGGAGCGCCCCGACCAGCGCAACTCGAGCCAGCACCTCCGACATCGAACCCTCCTCAAGGATACATTGGCACCGTGAGACCTGGGCCGTGGCAGCAGGTTTTGCAACACAGCGTGGAAAGTCCCGAGGCTGCCTTCAGTGTCCCGGCCCAGAACGGTCCACCAGGGTTCCCTGGCTCAAGCCAGAGCGCGTCTTTCGAAACTAGCCCGAATCAACCAAGATCAGTGCCGGCGGTTCCCAACGGTTCTGCCCTGAGCCAACCTCCAGTCCCGCGAACAGCACACACTCCAACACCTGGCGCCGGTCCACCAAGTGCAAACGGTTCTGCCGCTCAGCAGGCCAGCATGGAAAAGCGGGGACCCGTCGAGTTCAACCACGCGATCAGTTACGTGAATAAGATCAAGGTACGCGACTTTTTTTCCCCTGTTGCTCCCGTGCGTATTGTTTCCTATTCACCTCGAGTCTCAATGGGGCACTTCAATGGGGAGTCGATGGGTCAAGCAAGCACAGAGTGGATAcacttttttctctccctGGCACAACGCCCATTGACGCCTTCTCTTATTCAGAATCGCTTCCAGGACAAACCCGAAATCTACAAGCAATTCTTGGAGATACTCCAAACGTACCAACGCGAGCAAAAGCCCATCCAAGACGTATATTCGCAAGTCACGACGCTCTTCCACTCGGCCCCCGATCTTCTCGAAGACTTCAAACAATTTCTCCCTGAGTCGGCCGCGCAGACCCGATCCGCCGGTCAGCGACCTGACGAAACGATGCCCATGGCAATCACCACTCCCACGCCCCAGCCCGGCAGTCTCCAGCGCGACGGTCCCAAGATGCCTCCAGTTGGCAATTTTGCGCCACCGGCGAGCGCCGCgaaggagaccaagaagcGACGCGCCGAGAAACCTGCGACTGCCGCTTCTGCCTCTGTCGCGAACGAACAAGCGCAGTCATCTGCTCTCCGCGGATCATTACCTGCCGCCACGACTGGCAACAAACGGATGAAGGTGACACACAAGCCCAACAATGCCGATGTTGCCTTTATCGAGTCAACTTTGACTCCCACTATGCCCGAGCCTCTCCCGCCCACTCCCATCAACATTTCCCACCAAGACGAGCTTGCTTTTTTCGAGAAAGTCAAGAAGCACATTGGCAACCGAACCGCCAACACAGAATTCCTCAAGCTGATCAATATGTGGAACAACGACCTGATCGACACACCTACCTTGGTCTACAAGGCGAACCAGTTTATGGGCGGCAATCCCGAGTTGCTTGCCAGTCTGCGGGCTATCCTCAGGTACGACGACGCCACAGATGATTTCGTCGAGAACAAACCCGAGCCACCCACGGGCAAGGTTTCCCTGAGCAATTGTCGCGGCTTCGGCCCGAGCTACCGACTCCTCCCTAGAAGGGAACGGCTCAAGCCTTGCACCGGCCGCGACGAGCTCTGCCAATCGGTTCTCAATGATGAGTGGGCGTCACACCCGACCTGGGCCTCCGAAGACTCCGGTTTTGTTGCCCACAGAAAGAATGCGTATGAGGAAGGTCTCCACCGTATCGAGGAGGAACGCCATGACTACGACTTCTTCATCGAGGCCAACCAGAAGTGCATCCAGCTCTTGGAGCCCATTGCTCACAGCATGCTCAACATGCCGGCGTCAGAAAGACACAACTTCACCATGCCTGTAGGACTCGGAGGGCAGAGTACTTCGATCTAcaagagggtgttgaagaagattTACGGCCCGGAGAAGGGCTGCGAAGTTGCCAACGACTTGTTCCGAAACCCCTACGCCGTTGTACCTATTGTGTTGGCGCGTTTGAAGCAGAAGGACGAGGAGTGGCGATTTACGCAAAGAGAATGGGAGAAAGTGTGGCAGAACCAGACCGAGGCTATGCACCTCAAGAGTTTGGACCACATGGGTATCCAAGTCAAGATCAGCGACAAGCGCAGCCTCTCTGCCAAACATCTCGTCGACAGTATCAAGACCAAGCACGAAGAACAACGCCGTATCCGTCTTGCAAAGGGTCAAACCGCACGATACCAGTTTCTCTACAAGCTGGAAGACCAGGGTGTTCTCCTCGATTTACTTCGCCTTATGGTGGTCTACGTCAATAGCAATGGCGGACACAGCGGCgtggagaagagaaggatcATCGAGTTCTTCGAGAAGTTTATTCCCACCTTCTTTGACATTCCCGACGAGAAGTTCCAGGAAAGAATCAACGATATCGAGGTGGAGTCCgcggaagaggatgaggatgacggtACTCCTCTGGAGCTCACCAATGGCCGCAGTCGTCGAAATGGCAAGAAGTCCGACCTCCTTCGCGGCGTCTTGGATCCTGGCCGCAACGGCAGTCGTAGCAGAGGGCAGAAGGAGGGCAGTGCCGCCTCGGGCAGCAAGGAGACAACACCTGACGTTGGATCTGCGAACGAGGAAGAGATGCCTGACGCCCCAGAGGATGGCTCCGTTCCTGAGGTGTCGAATGGCCGCTGGCTTCCCACGATCCCACGACCTGCCATTGTCGATAAAAGCAAGGGTGATCCAGCGAATGACCTGGTCGATGTGGACGGCGAGTTGAAGGCAGACGCTCCATTCACCCGATCGGTCTACAACTTCTACTGCAACCAGACCATCTatgtcttcttcaccatcttcacGACGTTATACAAGCGATTGTTGGATGTCAAGGAGAGCAGAGCGAGCGTTTTCGAGGAGATTGAGCGTGAGCAGGCTGAGAAGCCAGCCAAGACCTTGGGCACAGTCAACGGTGGCTTGAAGTTCTTTGACCCCACTAACCCAGAGTCCTTCTGGCCAAAGACTGTCCAACTGATTGAGGACTAcattggtggtgaggttgatgagaacCGGTACCAGGATGTGTTGCGCCACTACTACCTCAAGCGGGGGTGGAAGTTGTACACCATTCAGGATGTCCTCAAGTCTCTGTGCCGTCTTGCGCTCCAGTGCAATAACCCGGACGCAAAAGgtgagaaggccaaggaacTAGTCAAGGCCTTCCTTGACAGCCGGGCGCAAAGCGAGACGAGTTTCCAGAATGAGATCAGCATGCGCAAGTTTGCCGAAAAGTGCatcaaggatggggagatgtTCGTCATTAGCTGG AACCCCAAGGGTAAATTCGCCACCACCCGCTGGCTCCAAAAGGACGAGACAACGTTTTACACTGACGAGATGGAGCGGGTGCAGCAGTGGCAGTACTACATCTCGTCGTACATCCGGATCGAGAACACGGAAGGGATCCCGCGGTCTCGGCTGCAAAAGGTGTTGCTAGAGCGGAACCTGCCCTCGGACGCTAAGGACTCCTCTGACGATGGTTTCTCGCCCAAGCCGCTGGTGTACTCTGAGAACCTGATTGTCCGGACCTGCCTCAACTCTTACAAGATGGTGTTTGAGCAGGGCACTAGTGACTGCGCCGTCTACAGTACCGATTCGGccagggaggttgaggtggacgGGGACGAGGACGCGGCACAGGCGATGTTTTCGGCggagttgaggggggagaagatcaaggagaggttgttgatTAATAACCAGTGGATGAAGGGGCATAGTCATGATGAGGTGCAGAGGTCGAAGGATGATTTTCAgaggtggatggatggggttgttgggggggtggatggaggggagggacaGGGGCAGGATGTGGCTAtggagggttga
- a CDS encoding hypothetical protein (EggNog:ENOG503PP7E) produces MQLTTLFSSLVVLGGLAVAAPVDVPDEEPCVDGIICFDALNACGVKYGGCYNVCKADQKPKPPACPATSTVVTTKVVQLTPSATTKKTTSTTSKRTLTTSTRKATTTTKKTTTTAKATTTSKKPTSTSKKPTTTPKPTTTPKPVTTKIPTSTAKPSTCNGSGMTVCADYINECGMMYGGCFPDCKPWPTFTAPPCRPPVSTSIRLVPVPIPTYPVITVRPQA; encoded by the exons atgcaGCTGACGACATTGttttcttctcttgttgtcttgggagggttggcggTAGCAGCCCCTGTTGATGTGCCCGATGAGGAGCCTTGTGTGGACGGGATCATCTGCTTTGACGCCCTGAATGCTTGTGGTGTCAAATACGGCGG CTGCTACAACGTCTGCAAGGCCGACCAGAAGCCCAAGCCGCCCGCTTGCCCGGCCACCTCCACTGTTGTCACAACCAAGGTGGTCCAGTTGACTCCCTCTGCTACCACCAAGAAGACAACCAGCACAACTTCCAAGCGCACCTTGACGACCTCCACCAGGAAGGcgactaccaccaccaagaagaccaccaccactgccaaggctaccaccacttccaagaagcccacctccacctccaagaaGCCTACCACTACTCCTAAGCCGACCACTACCCCCAAGCCCGTGACGACCAAGATCCCGACATCCACTGCCAAGCCCTCGACTTGCAACGGGAGCGGAATGACGGTTTGTGCTGATTACATCAATGAGTGTGGGATGATGTATGGCGG ATGCTTCCCTGACTGCAAGCCGTGGCCTACATTCACTGCTCCTCCTTGCAGGCCGCCGGTCAGCACTAGCATCAGGCTTGTGCCGGTGCCGATTCCTACGTATCCTGTTATCACTGTCAGGCCTCAGGCATAG
- a CDS encoding hypothetical protein (EggNog:ENOG503PH6A) has translation MKFQAILIATLSATGLASPVPEPQAKPKFVQAYTLRLSSRTPSLDGKPLTLSNTTLGIFPSSPSTPLFYPIRNPQTNLLELHSPQTSSALALVGTHGLLSLSALPNPASVTVPTGTTLDWQNFDLSDDASAGSLTYAGNTKDGSWVAFPVGKGQAGEWAVKWKDVTATTTQNYIPVKVVYEVVEGFHITA, from the exons ATGAAGTTCCAGgccatcctcatcgccacccTCTCGGCCACCGGCCTcgcctcccccgtccccgaGCCTCAAGCCAAGCCCAAGTTCGTCCAGGCTTACACCCTCCGTCTCTCCTC GCGCACCCCCTCTCTAGACGGAAAacccctaaccctctccaacacaaccctcggcatcttcccctcctccccctccacccccctcttctACCCCATCcgcaacccccaaaccaacctcctcgagctgcactccccccaaacctcctccgccctcgccctaGTAGGCACCCacggcctcctctccctctccgccctcccgAACCCGGCCTCCGTCACCGTCCCCACCGGCACGACCCTCGACTGGCAAAACTTTGACCTCTCCGACGACGCCTCCGCCGGCTCCCTCACCTACGCAGGCAACACCAAGGACGGCTCCTGGGTCGCCTTCCCCGTCGGAAAGGGTCAGGCGGGCGAGTGGGCCGTCAAGTGGAAGGacgtcaccgccaccacgaCCCAGAACTACATCCCCGTCAAGGTTGTCTacgaggttgtcgaggggTTCCACATTACTGCTTAG
- the SDH2 gene encoding succinate dehydrogenase complex, subunit B (COG:C; BUSCO:EOG09263X1F; EggNog:ENOG503NVAA) gives MAALRSTASALLGAAAARPSLRMAAAAPSAFRGMAQLADAAQQNNTASEQANLKTFQIYRWNPDQPSEKPKMQSYTLDLNKTGPMVLDALIRIKNEIDPTLTFRRSCREGICGSCAMNINGTNTLACLCRIPNEDKADMKIYPLPHTYVVKDLVPDLTQFYKQYKSIKPYLQRDTPAPDGREYRQTKADRKKLDGLYECILCACCSTSCPSYWWNSEEYLGPAILLQSYRWLVDSRDEKTLQRQDALNNSMSLYRCHTILNCTRTCPKGLNPGQAIQSIKKQMAF, from the exons ATGGCCGCTCTCCGCTCTACCGCTTCTGCTCTCTtgggcgccgccgccgcgaggCCTTCGCTTCGCatggccgccgccgccccgtCTGCCTTCCGCGGCATGGCCCAGCTCGCCGACGCCGCCCAGCAGAACAACACGGCTTCCGAGCAGGCCAACCTCAAGACCTTCCAGATCTACCGCTGGAACCCCGACCAGCCCTCCGAGAAGCCCAAGATGCAGTCCTACACCCTCGATCTCAACAAGACCGGCCCCATGGTTCTCGACGCCCTCATCCGCATCAAGAACGAGATCGACCCTACCCTCACCTTTCGCCGCAGCTGCAGAGAGGGTATCTGCGGTTCTTGCGCCATGAACATCAACGGCACCAACACCCTGGCTTGCTTGT GCCGCATCCCCAACGAGGACAAGGCCGACATGAAGATCTACCCTCTGCCGCACACCTACGTCGTCAAGGATCTCGTTCCCGATCTCACCCAGTTCTACAAGCAGTACAAGTCCATTAAGCCCTACCTGCAAAGAGATACCCCTGCCCCAGAT GGAAGGGAGTACAGACAGACCAAGGCGGACCGCAAGAAGCTCGACGGTCTTTACGAGTGCATTCTCTGCGCGTGCTGCTCGACCTCGTGCCCTTCATACTGGTGGAACTCGGAGGAGTACCTCGGCCCCGCCATCCTTCTCCAGTCCTACAGATGGCTTGTCGATTCACGTGACGAGAAGACGCTCCAGCGCCAGGATGCCCTTAACAACTCGATGAGCTTGTACCGCTGCCACACCATTCTCAACTGCACAAGGACATGCCCCAAGGGTCTCAACCCCGGCCAGGCCATCCAGtccatcaagaagcagatGGCTTTTTAA
- a CDS encoding hypothetical protein (COG:S; EggNog:ENOG503P3XU), translating into MASSQNTPNIPSAKRRRVDAANATLKKPFRSPMINRQSPSTTTSNATPTQASPSLSRHSIDSLSRPPTSSSIPATPSRPGNPSPLRLGTNSAAARRPLLLQKSFKSVSTPLPFKQRQQDTARSTNEGDELLQRIQRSHRELDAQMKKVEKELEQVRQAKRIEEASRRKRPGEEVDAELSELVGKWKGASRLAAEELFEVVKGRVDGMGGGGAWRESRKRRFGDWDGEDKKGVGGEEEEEREGYRGELEGEDCEEDDQKGEEGDDTEGFTMLMMLKSLNIEPEVLGWDPGEEKWKD; encoded by the coding sequence ATGGCCTCATCACAAAACACCCCCAACATCCCCTCGGCCAAACGCCGGCGCGTGGACGCCGCGAATGCGACTCTTAAGAAGCCGTTCAGATCACCAATGATCAACCGGCAGAGTccatccacaaccaccagcaaTGCGACCCCGACACAAGCATCGCCAAGTCTGTCTCGCCACTCTATCGACAGCTTGTCTCgcccaccaacatcatcatcaatcccagcaaccccctcgcGACCAGGCAATCCGTCACCGCTTAGGCTGGGGACGAACAGCGCTGCCGCCCGGAGACCTTTACTTCTCCAGAAAAGCTTCAAGTCCGTGTCGACGCCTTTGCCGTTtaagcagcggcagcaggacACTGCTAGGTCTACTAATGAGGGAGATGAATTATTGCAACGAATCCAGCGCTCTCATAGGGAGTTGGATGCAcagatgaagaaggtggagaaggagcttgaGCAGGTGAGGCAGGCTAAGAGAATTGAGGAGGCGTCTCGGAGGAAGAggcctggggaggaggttgatgctgAGCTGAGCGAGTTGGTtgggaagtggaagggggcGAGTAggttggcggcggaggagttgtttgaggttgtcaaggggagggtggatgggatggggggcgggggggcttggagggagagtaggaagaggaggtttggggattgggatggggaggataaaaagggggtgggaggggaggaggaggaggagagggagggttacAGGGGTGAgcttgagggggaggattgtgaagaggatgatcaaaaaggggaggagggggatgatacGGAGGGCTTCACGATGCTCATGATGTTGAAAAGTTTGAATATTGAGCCGGAAGTTTTGGGGTGGGATCCTGGAGAGGAGAAGTGGAAGGACTGA
- a CDS encoding hypothetical protein (EggNog:ENOG503NXET; COG:P), with protein MGLKSHRWDPTTWRLKDFVNLDEIGPRMWTSFKENWYMGFTSFGGPPVHFKIFHDKYVSKLSWIDETVYQELFSICQAFSGPGSTKMHYCINLLRLGFPPAVLSFFLWSLPGALGMFGLAIGISNVGETLPRAVYALLSGLNAATVGIIALAAVQLAQKAITDKLTRLLVYLGAAAGLLYNALWYFPVLMLAAGVVAVVWDFRWLHGPVLWVVSKVKKGKVRDEEREVELREQRVPGGSGAEREVVREEDGKGTRERVSTGGDNADGQSQQQLRREEEEAEERVVPRSHQISVMSWKSGLALIVAFLASFVAVMLTRGLIPANPLLYRLFSNLYLAGTIIFGGGPVVIPLLREYIVAENWVSPRDFLIGLALIQGFPGPNFNFAVYLGTLTAINGGYSGVLGGFLGFLAIFLPGLWTVHGTMGLWSAIRGWRWVKSSLRGVNAAAVGLIYTAVYRLWQIGWIDEGFSQGKSLADDPWWVVVTAGSYVGGAWFGVEPPVACIFGAVLGLVRYGVVEAQGY; from the exons aTGGGCCTCAAATCCCACCGCTGGGACCCAACAACATGGCGTCTCAAGGActttgtcaacctcgacgagaTCGGCCCTCGGATGTGGACTTCTTTCAAGGAGAACTGGTACATGGGGTTCACCTCTTTTGGTGGCCCGCCGGTGCATTTCAAGATT TTCCACGATAAATACGTCTCCAAACTCTCCTGGATCGACGAGACAGTC TACCAAGAActcttctccatctgccAAGCCTTCTCCGGCCCCGGCTCGACAAAAATGCACTACtgcatcaacctcctccgcctcggctTCCCCCCAGccgtcctctccttcttcctctggtCGCTCCCCGGTGCGTTGGGGATGTTTGGTCTTGCGATTGGTATCTCCAACGTTGGAGAAACACTTCCCCGTGCGGTTTATGCGTTGCTATCTGGCCTCAACGCGGCTACTGTTGGGATTATTGCTCTGGCGGCTGTGCAATTGGCGCAAAAGGCTATTACGGACAAGCTgacgaggttgttggtttaTTTGGGCGCGGCGGCCGGGTTGTTGTACAATGCTCTATGGTACTTTCCCGTTTTGAtgctggcggcgggggtggtggctgtggtgtGGGATTTTAGGTGGTTGCATGGGCCGGTTTTGTGGGTTGTGagcaaggtgaagaaggggaaggtcagagatgaggagagggaggtggaatTGAGGGAGCAACGAGTGCCGGGGGGTTCGGGGgccgagagggaggttgtgagggaggaggatgggaaggggaccAGGGAGAGGGTTTCAACTGGGGGTGACAATGCGGACGGGCAGTCGCAACAGCAGCTCagacgggaggaggaagaggcagaggagaggGTTGTGCCGAGGAGCCACCAGATCAGCGTCATGTCCTGGAAGTCAGGGCTGGCGCTGATTGTGGCTTTTCTGGCGTCGTTTGTCGCGGTTATGCTCACTCGTGGCCTCATCCCGGCAAACCCGTTGCTGTATAGGCTGTTTAGCAACCTCTACCTGGCGGGTACGATTATTTTTGGGGGCGGGCCGGTGGTTATCCCGCTGTTGAGGGAGTATATCGTTGCGGAGAATTGGGTTTCCCCTAGAGACTTCTTGATTGGGCTGGCGCTTATCCAGGGGTTTCCGGGGCCGAATTTCAACTTTGCTGTTTACTTGGGTACCCTCACGGCGATTAATGGGGGGTATTCTGGGGTGCTGGGAGGGTTTTTGGGTTTCTTGGCGATCTTCTTGCCTGGGTTGTGGACTGTTCATGGGACCATGGGTCTTTGGAGTGCGATtagggggtggaggtgggtgaaGAGCTCGTTGAGGGGTGtgaatgctgctgctgttgggctgATTTACACGGCCGTGTATAGACTGTGGCAGATTGGGTGGATTGATGAGGGGTTCAGTCAGGGGAAGAGTTTGGCGGATGATCCttggtgggtggttgttACGGCGGGAAGCTACGTGGGTGGTgcttggtttggggttgagCCGCCGGTAGCGTGTATCTTTGGGGctgtgttggggttggtgaggtatggggttgttgaggctCAGGGGTATTGA